The following nucleotide sequence is from Salvelinus sp. IW2-2015 linkage group LG26, ASM291031v2, whole genome shotgun sequence.
TCTTCCTACCGCCCTTTTGGATACAAACAGAATATCAGACTCAACCATCTGCCTATCCCTGCTATGATCTGCGTCTCGCCTCGTGCCGTTATACTTAAATGTCCTCGTTTTAACTAAGTCACACAATTAAAAGGCCTAACACACACTGGATTAAGCAGGAGCTTTAGATAGATAGAAAACCGGCCCTAAAAAGAATATTGTCACCTGAAGACTTTTCTCAAATAGTGGGACTAAGACTAACATAAAAATGCTTTCATCTTTAAATGGGGAACAGAGGTGTATGAAAACATGCTCAAATAAAAGCTGGCATTCTGTACTGCCGCCTAATATTAAACATTCTCTCTAATGTAAAAGGCTGGAATGTAGAGCCAAATAAAACCATTTAACTTCACTGTCCAATAACATATGGAGGGAAGTGCAGATCATGTTTTTCAATATTCGTTTTCCTTCAAACCTCAGTGTTGGGCCCTGGGGAGAATATCTGAGACTTTACAGTCAGGTAATGGCTTTGACTATTCACTGACTGGAGGGGAAGAAACTGAGGGTGACTTATTTTACTGTTTAGAATATTATATTGCATTATACAGAGTAGTAGCAACATACTGTAGTGGCATTGTTTGCTTTAAAACGGTTCATATTTGTTTGATCTCCTCACAGAGGGCTTCGGCCATGAGGATGCTGGCATTGTCTCTCAGGTGAGAATGTGGATCTATCAACTTAGTGTCAGTTTCATTCCTCTAACTCTACTCATAGGGCTGGTCTAATTTTTCTAATTTGTACAAACATTTTTGGCACAGCCTAAGTATCCTACAAGTCTTCCAATTCTGYAGTTTCCAAAGCCTTTGGTAGGCCTGGTGAGAAGGAAAAGGGATTGGGTCATTCCTCCCATCAACTTCCCAGAGAACGACAGAGGCCCTTTCCCCAAGAATATGGTGCAGGTTAGTGATTGTAGATTTATGTTGGCAGGAAAAAAGGTTGGTTCAGGATTTTGCTCTGGTTTTAACATTTAATTTTTACACATTCAGATAAGGTCCAACAATGATAAAGAGGTGAAGATACTGTACGGCATCACTGGTCCTGGAGCAGATCAACCCTCTGTGGGACTGTTCTTTGTAGACAAAAACTCTGGGACTCTCTATGTGACCCAGcctttggacagagagagaaaagaccaaTATGTGGTAATGTTTGTAAATAAGACAAATATCTGGTAATGTCAGTTTGTTTTGCCTTTTGATTTCTACAACATTGAATGCatgttattttaacatttttctATATTTTCCCTTTAGCTTTTGGCTCATGCTGTTGCAGTTGGTGCGGGTACAGCAGAAGACCCCATGGAGATTATTGTTAAAGTAATTGATNAAGTGCAGATCATGTTTTTCAATATTCGTTTTCCTTCAAACCTCAGTGTTGGGCCCTGGGGAGAATATCTGAGACTTTACAGTCAGGTAATGGCTTTGACTATCCACTGACTGGAGGGGAAGAAACTGAGGGTCTTATTTTACTGTTTAGAATATTATATTGCATTATACAGAGTAGTAGCAACATACTGTAGTGGCATTGTTTGCTTTTAAACGGTTCATATTCGTTTGATCTCCTCAGAGGGCTTCGGCCATGAGGATGCTGCCATTGTCTCTCAGGTGAGAATGTGGATCTATCAACTTAGTGTCAGTTTCATTCCTCTAACTCTACTCATAGGGCTGGTCTCATTTTTCTAATTTGTACAAATATTTTTGGCACAGCTTAAGTATCCTGCTAGTCTTCCAATTCTGGAGTTTCCAAAGCCTTTTGTAGGTCTGGTGAGAAGGAAAAGGGATTGGGTCATTCCTCCCATCAACATCCCAGAGAACGACAGAGGCCTTTTCCCCAAGAATATGGTGCAGGTTAGTGATTGTAGATTTATGTTGGCAGGAAAAAAGGTTGGTTCAGGATTTTGCTCTGGttttaacatttcattttttaCACATTCAGATAAGGTCCAACAATGATAAAGAGGTGAAGATAATGTACAGCATCACTGGTCCTGGAGCAGATAAACCCCCTGTGGGACTGTTCTTTGTAGACATAAACTCTGGGACTCTCTATGTGACCAAGCctttggacagagagagacaagaccaATATCTGGTAATGTCAGTTTGTTTTGCCTTTTTAATTCTAGAACATTGAATGCATGTTTAACATTTTTCTATATTTTCCCTTTAGCTTGTGGCTCATGCTGTGTCAGTTGGTGCGGATATAGCAGAAGAAACCATGGAGATAATTGTTCAAGTAATTGATATGAATGACAACAAGCCGGTTTTCACCCAAGATCCTTTTATAGGGACTGTCCCTGAAGCATCCCTACCAGGTGTGTCTCAGTCAACATTGAGTCAATACACTCATTTGAGTTTTAGAATAAAAGTacaatatcaatatttttttgTCCACCATGAATATCATTTATGTTGAAATATTTTCTTCTCAGGCTTTGAGGTGATGCAGGTCACAGCCACCGATGCAGATGAGCCTGGCTCAGCCAATTCTGATGTCAGATACACTATTATAAATCAGGAACCTGAACTGCCGAGTCGCAACATGTTTGTCATCAACCCTGATCACAGGAGTGCAGATTCGGGGGCGTCAAATGCTGCTATGGAAGACAACCACTGGACAGAGAGGTTAGTGCTATATCAGTTAATCACTCCATTTTAACTTACAGTAACCCCTCTACATTTCACAATGCTGCCATATCTGTGGTGACTCCTATTTTCCAGAAAATTTCCAAAATATACATGAAATCCCAAGCTGGATATTGGAGTGCCAATGGTCTGACATGTTCGGAAAATCCCATAATTACTATGAGCGGACAGAAATCACATAAGCGACTCCCTCAATTGAGAAGTCTTTAGTAAGTA
It contains:
- the LOC111952696 gene encoding cadherin-1-like, which encodes MASHITIFLIWCWALGRISETLQSEGFGHEDAAIVSQLKYPASLPILEFPKPFVGLVRRKRDWVIPPINIPENDRGLFPKNMVQIRSNNDKEVKIMYSITGPGADKPPVGLFFVDINSGTLYVTKPLDRERQDQYLLVAHAVSVGADIAEETMEIIVQVIDMNDNKPVFTQDPFIGTVPEASLPGFEVMQVTATDADEPGSANSDVRYTIINQEPELPSRNMFVINPDHRKTVSVPENNVNAPWWSKMPVVMESEPHPYPTAVPQPLDFEKDNRYTLLVDCGE